The Agarilytica rhodophyticola genome has a window encoding:
- the prpC gene encoding bifunctional 2-methylcitrate synthase/citrate synthase: protein MVATSNNTAGLRGQVAGKTALCTVGVSGSGLTYRGYDIKDLAEKCEFEEIAYLLFNGQLPTQQELDEYKSMLRSQRELPTALKEVLERLPASSHPMDVMRTGVSVLGNLETEMSFAEQKDKANRLLAVLPAICCYWYRFSHDGIKINTQTDADSIGGHFLAMLGDGNVSELHEQVMHASLILYAEHEFNASTFTARVCASTLSDMHSCIAGAIGSLRGPLHGGANEAAMEMIENWTDADQAEKEIMGMLERKEKIMGFGHAVYRTSDPRNEIIKQWSKKLAEQQGDSTLYDVSLRCEEVMWREKKLFCNADFFHASAYHFMGIPTKLFTPIFVMSRLTGWAAHVFEQRENNRIIRPSAEYIGEQPRTVVAIENR, encoded by the coding sequence ATGGTTGCAACGTCGAACAATACTGCGGGCTTACGCGGTCAAGTGGCAGGGAAAACAGCGCTGTGCACGGTTGGCGTCAGCGGTTCAGGCTTAACTTACCGAGGCTATGATATTAAAGACCTCGCCGAAAAATGTGAGTTTGAAGAAATTGCATATTTATTATTTAACGGTCAGCTGCCGACGCAGCAAGAGTTAGATGAATACAAAAGTATGCTGCGGTCCCAGCGGGAATTGCCCACAGCACTGAAAGAAGTGTTAGAGCGTTTGCCCGCCAGCAGTCACCCGATGGATGTGATGCGCACAGGTGTATCAGTGTTGGGTAACCTTGAAACCGAAATGTCATTTGCCGAACAAAAAGATAAAGCCAATCGCTTACTCGCTGTCTTACCGGCCATTTGCTGCTATTGGTACCGTTTTAGCCACGATGGCATCAAGATTAATACCCAAACAGATGCGGATTCTATCGGCGGACATTTTCTGGCTATGCTCGGTGACGGTAATGTCAGTGAGTTGCATGAACAGGTGATGCATGCGTCACTGATTCTCTATGCTGAGCACGAATTTAATGCCTCGACGTTTACCGCCAGAGTCTGCGCCTCTACTTTATCGGATATGCACAGCTGTATCGCTGGCGCTATTGGTTCTCTGCGTGGCCCACTGCATGGCGGTGCCAATGAAGCGGCGATGGAGATGATTGAGAATTGGACCGATGCTGATCAAGCAGAAAAAGAAATTATGGGCATGCTTGAACGCAAAGAAAAAATTATGGGTTTTGGTCATGCAGTTTATCGTACCAGTGATCCGCGCAATGAAATTATTAAGCAGTGGTCGAAAAAACTTGCCGAACAACAAGGCGATAGTACCCTCTATGATGTGTCTTTACGTTGTGAAGAAGTGATGTGGCGTGAAAAGAAGCTGTTTTGCAATGCTGATTTTTTTCATGCGTCTGCTTATCACTTTATGGGAATTCCAACCAAACTCTTCACCCCAATATTTGTTATGTCTCGACTAACAGGCTGGGCAGCTCACGTGTTTGAGCAAAGAGAAAATAACCGCATTATTCGTCCGTCTGCTGAA